The DNA sequence CACCAGGAGTTGGCGCTCTGCCCGCAGCTGACCATCGCCGAGAACATCTTCCTCGGCAACGAACAGACCCGCCGTGGGCTGATCGACTGGAACCACACCAACCACCAGGCGGCCGAGCTGCTGCGCCGGGTCGGGTTGACGGAGAATCCGACCACCCTGGTCACCGAGATCGGGGTGGGCAAGCAGCAGCTGGTCGAGATCGCCAAGGCGCTGTCCAAGCAGGTGAGGCTGCTGATCCTGGACGAGCCCACCGCCGCGCTCAACGACGAGGACTCCGCGCACCTGCTCGACCTGCTCCGCGGGCTGCGGGACACCGGCATCACCTGCGTGATCATCTCGCACAAGCTGAACGAGATCCTCGCCATCGCCGACACGATCAGCATCCTGCGCGACGGCGAACTGATCGAGACGCTCGACCTGGCGACCGACGAGGTGACCGAGGACCGGCTGATCTCCGGCATGGTGGGCCGGTCGATGGAGCACCGGTTCCCGCCGCGCACCCCGAGGATCGGCGCCGAGGCGCTGCGGATCGAGGAGTGGACGGTGCGCTCCCCGGACGGCGACCGGGTGGTCGTCGCCGACGCCAACCTCACCCTGCACCGTGGGGAGGTCGTCGGGCTCGCCGGGCTGATGGGAGCCGGCCGCACCGAGCTCGCGATGAGCGTCTTCGGTCGGGCGTACGGCCGGGACATCAGCGGCCGGGTGTACAAGGACGGCCGGCAGATCCAGCTGCGCTCGGTCCGCGAGGCGATCGACCACGGCATCGCGTACGCCACCGAGGACCGCAAGCGGTACGGGCTGAACCTGATCGAGGACATCCAGCGCAACGTGTCGGCGGCCGGGCTGACCCGGCTGGCCCGTCGCGGCTGGGTCGACGAAGGCGCCGAGCACCGGACGGCGCAGGAGTTCCGCCGCAGCATGAACATCAAGGCGCCGAGCGTGGCGAGCATCGTCGGCAAGCTCAGCGGCGGCAACCAGCAGAAGGTCGTGCTGTCCAAGTGGATCTTCACTGAGCCGGACGTGCTGATCCTGGACGAGCCGACCCGGGGCATCGACGTCGGCGCCAAGTACGAGATCTACTCGATCATCAACCAGATCGCCGACAACGGTACGGCGGTCCTGGTCATCTCCTCTGAACTGCCCGAACTGATCGGGCTGTGCGACCGGATCTACACGTTGTCGGCCGGCCGGATCACCGGCGAGGTGCGGCGGGCCGACGCCACCCAGGAGCGACTCATGCAGCACATGGTGCAGGGACAGGAGCAGGGATCGGGGGCCGACCGGTGAGCGTCGCCCGGATCAACGTCCGCGAGAGCGGCATCTACATCGCGTTCGGGCTGATCGTCGTGCTGTTCGCGGTGCTGACCGACGGGGCGCTGCTGCAGCCGCAGAACCTGTCCAACATCATCGTGCAGAACTCGTACGTGCTGATCCTGGCGATCGGCATGATCCTGGTCATCATCGCCGGGCACATCGATCTGTCGGTCGGCTCGGTGGTCGGCGCGACCGGGGCGATCGCCGCCGTACTGATGGTCGAGCACGACCTGCCCTGGCCACTCGCCCTGCTGATCACCCTGATCGCCGGTGCCGCGATCGGCGCCTGGCAGGGGTTCTGGATCGCGTACTTCGGCATCCCGGCGTTCATCGTCACCCTCGCCGGGATGCTGCTGTTCCGAGCGCTCACCCTGAGTGTGCTCGGCAACCAGGGCATCGGGCCGTTCCCGGATCCGGTGCGTACCCTCGCCAACGGCTTCACCGAGGGCTATCTGGGCAACATCGGGTTGGGCCCGCTCGGCGGCGCCGATCTGGTCAGCCTGCTGGTCGGTCTGGTCGCGGTCGGCGGTATCGCGGTCAGCCAAT is a window from the Solwaraspora sp. WMMD792 genome containing:
- the mmsA gene encoding multiple monosaccharide ABC transporter ATP-binding protein; translated protein: MPTDAILQMRGITKTFPGVRALHDVNLTVRRGEIHAICGENGAGKSTLMKVLSGVYPHGSYAGETTFDGRPARFAGIRDSEHRGIVIIHQELALCPQLTIAENIFLGNEQTRRGLIDWNHTNHQAAELLRRVGLTENPTTLVTEIGVGKQQLVEIAKALSKQVRLLILDEPTAALNDEDSAHLLDLLRGLRDTGITCVIISHKLNEILAIADTISILRDGELIETLDLATDEVTEDRLISGMVGRSMEHRFPPRTPRIGAEALRIEEWTVRSPDGDRVVVADANLTLHRGEVVGLAGLMGAGRTELAMSVFGRAYGRDISGRVYKDGRQIQLRSVREAIDHGIAYATEDRKRYGLNLIEDIQRNVSAAGLTRLARRGWVDEGAEHRTAQEFRRSMNIKAPSVASIVGKLSGGNQQKVVLSKWIFTEPDVLILDEPTRGIDVGAKYEIYSIINQIADNGTAVLVISSELPELIGLCDRIYTLSAGRITGEVRRADATQERLMQHMVQGQEQGSGADR